The genomic DNA CTGCTCGCCGTGCAGCTCTCCAGCAAGCAGCACGACCGGGACCACGAGTGGGTGGCCCTCGGCGCCGGGCCGTGGGACAGCTCGGGCCGGCCGTCCTGGGTCGATCTGGACCGGATGCTGCGGGTGCACGAGGACGGGATGCGCCGCGAGGCGTGCGCGCTGGACCGGGACCGCTTCGATCTGGTCGTCGGGCGGCTGCGGGAGCGCTACGGCTGGGGCTGACCGACGGGGCCGGGGCCACCGGCCGTGGCGGCCTACGTGGGCTCTCCGGCTCGACACCGTCACGGAGCACCCATCCCTCCAGCTCGACCTGACGGTTACGGTTGGTGTACGCGCCCGACCCCACGGCTCGACGTCGCCGTCAAAGCCGCTGCCCACAGCACCGGTCCGAGGTGGGCCGTCACAGTCGGTCCACACTCCTCCGGCTCAACGTGACCCTTACGGTGGAGCGCCACTCCCCCGGCCCAACGTCACGGATACGTCTGCGGCTCGCGACCGAACGTCCGGGCGAACGCCGTACGGGTGGCCGCTGCGCGGCTGCGGTCGAGGATGCCGAAGACGATCTGCTCGAAGTGGCCGGCGAACCGGCCCCCGTCGGCGAGCAGCGCCCGGAACGCACCGGCCACCTGCGCCGGATCGTTCATGAACACTCCGCAGCCCCAGGCCCCGAGCACCAGCCTGCGGTACCCACGCACGGCGGCGACCTCCAGTACCCGCTCGGCGCGGGACGCGAGCACCGCGGGGATGCGGTGGGCGTCCTCGGGCGTCCGGCTGCGGATCACTCCGGCGTTGGGCGCCGGCGAGGTGAGGAAGCCGACGGTGTAAGGGGTGTCGAGCAGCCGCCCCCGGTCGTCACGGAACACCGGAACACCGGGCGAGTGGATCACCCGATCGGTGTAGAAGGCACTGCGCTCGGCCCGGTGGTGGGCGTAGTAGTCGGGGGCCCGCAGCAGGGTGGCGTACAGCGCGGAGCCGCGGCACAGGGCCTCCTCCTGGGCCTGCGCGCCGTTCAGGTAGCCGCCCCCCGGGTTACGGGCGGAGGCGTAGTTCAGGACGGCGATCCTGCCGGCCCCCTCGCCGGTCATCCGGCGCGCCGCCTGCAGGCTGCTCTCGTCGGTCACCTCGATGACCGAGGCGCGGTCTGTGTCGAGTGCGGCCACGGGCACCGGGTCGGGCCCGTACAGCCGCGTCCCGGAGAGCGCGGCGGCCAGAGTGCGCTCAATACTGATCTCACGCCCCTCGGGCGTGCGGTAGAGCCCGGCTTCGACGATGGACTCGGTCTCTGTCGCGATGGCGCGCAGCCGTGCGCTCATCGGCACTCCCCCGTGTGATGCATACGGGGCATGATCGACGCTCCTGCGCTCCCGGCGCAACGGAATTATGTGCCGCGCAAGGGCACCCTTGTGCGATCTCCCCGCAAGGGTTTGGGTGGTACGGACGTACCGAAAAAGGAGGCCCCGGCATGTCACCGGACGCACCCGTCGGCCACGGTCCGACCGATTACGACCGCCCTCTCGGTGAGGGCGATGCGGAGGATTTACTGCGATGCATCTGCTTCAAGACCGGCCCGCCCCGGACGGTCGGGGTCGAGCTCGAATGGCTCGTTCACGACCGTGACCGGCCCCGTACCCCGGTCGCCCACGACCGTGTCGACGCGGCCGTCGCCGCCGTGGGCGCACTGCCGCTGAGCGCGGCGCTCACGTTCGAACCCGGCGGACAGCTGGAGCTCAGCTCGCAGCCGGCGGACTCCCTGATGGCCTGTATCGACACCATGGCCACCGACCTGGCCGCCGTACGCGCCGCGCTCGGCCGGCTGGACCTCGTACCGGTCGGACTCGGCGTCGATCCGTGGCATCCCCCACGCCGTCTGCTGCACGAGCCCCGCTACGACGCCCTGGAGGCCTCGTTGGACCGGTCGGGACCGGCGGGTCGCGCCATGATGTGCTCCACCGCGTCCGTCCAGGTCTGTCTGGACGCCGGCGAGGAGGAGCCGGGGCCGCTCGGCCACGGGCGGCGCTGGCAGCTGGTGCACCTGTTGGGTGCGGTGCTGGTGGCGGCGTTCGCCAACTCGCCGTACCGGGAGGGCCGCCCGACGGGATGGCGGTCCACCCGCCAGTCGCTGTGGGCCGATCTCGATCCGGTGCGGAGCCTGGCACCGCCTGGCCGTTCCGCCCCGCGCGACGACTGGGCCACGCATGTGCTCGACGCCCCGGTGATGTGCATCCGGAGCGACGAGGCGCCGTGGGCCGTGCCGGTCGGTCTGACCTTCCGGAACTGGATCCGTACGGGTGCGCCGCGGCCGCCGACGCGCGCCGATCTCGAGTACCACATGACCACGCTGTTTCCGCCGGCTCGCCCGCGCGGACACCTCGAACTGCGCATGATCGACGCACAGTTCGGTGACGACGGATGGCTTGTACCGCTCGCCGTCACCACCGCCCTGTTCGACGACCCGGAGGCCGCCGAGACCGTGTACCGCACTGTCAAACCTCTGGCCGAGATAGCAGGCGCGCGGTCCGCTCCGCGCAATCCGCTCTGGGTCGGCGCCGCCCGTGACGGCCTGGCCGACCCGGAACTGCGGGTGACAGCCGCGACCTGCTTCGAAGTGGCGCTGGAGGCTCTGCCCCGACTGGGTGCTTCCGAGGCCGTTCAGCAGGCGGTGGCGGTCTTCCACGACCGCTTCGTCGCCCGGGGCCGGTGTCCTGCCGACGATCTGCCCGAACTTCTCGCGATGCCCTCGGTGCATGCGGCGCCCCCGGCGCTTCGTCCGGATGAGGGAAGGAAAGCCCGCTCATGACTGAAACCCCCGCAACCCCGACGCCCGAACTCGACACGGAGGCGCTGCGGCAGCGCGCTCTCGCGGCGCTCCTCACCGCCCGGGAACGCACCACGCTCCTTACCGACAGCGTCGACGACCGTGAACTGACGGCCCAGCACTCCCCGTTGATGTCGCCGCTGGTCTGGGACCTCGCGCACATCGGCAATCAGGAGGAGTTGTGGCTGCTGCGCGGCGTCGCCGGGCGGGAGGCGATGCGCC from Streptomyces sp. NBC_01707 includes the following:
- a CDS encoding TIGR02452 family protein, whose amino-acid sequence is MSARLRAIATETESIVEAGLYRTPEGREISIERTLAAALSGTRLYGPDPVPVAALDTDRASVIEVTDESSLQAARRMTGEGAGRIAVLNYASARNPGGGYLNGAQAQEEALCRGSALYATLLRAPDYYAHHRAERSAFYTDRVIHSPGVPVFRDDRGRLLDTPYTVGFLTSPAPNAGVIRSRTPEDAHRIPAVLASRAERVLEVAAVRGYRRLVLGAWGCGVFMNDPAQVAGAFRALLADGGRFAGHFEQIVFGILDRSRAAATRTAFARTFGREPQTYP
- the egtA gene encoding ergothioneine biosynthesis glutamate--cysteine ligase EgtA, coding for MSPDAPVGHGPTDYDRPLGEGDAEDLLRCICFKTGPPRTVGVELEWLVHDRDRPRTPVAHDRVDAAVAAVGALPLSAALTFEPGGQLELSSQPADSLMACIDTMATDLAAVRAALGRLDLVPVGLGVDPWHPPRRLLHEPRYDALEASLDRSGPAGRAMMCSTASVQVCLDAGEEEPGPLGHGRRWQLVHLLGAVLVAAFANSPYREGRPTGWRSTRQSLWADLDPVRSLAPPGRSAPRDDWATHVLDAPVMCIRSDEAPWAVPVGLTFRNWIRTGAPRPPTRADLEYHMTTLFPPARPRGHLELRMIDAQFGDDGWLVPLAVTTALFDDPEAAETVYRTVKPLAEIAGARSAPRNPLWVGAARDGLADPELRVTAATCFEVALEALPRLGASEAVQQAVAVFHDRFVARGRCPADDLPELLAMPSVHAAPPALRPDEGRKARS